A window of Chloracidobacterium sp. N contains these coding sequences:
- the folP gene encoding dihydropteroate synthase, producing the protein MTSPDMANGLAVVARRPYAWRLRRGVLTLGDKTRLMGIINVTPDSFSDGGRYTTVEAAVAEAQRLVTEGADILDIGGESTRPGAQTVDESEEMARVIPVIEAVAQAVDVPLSIDTYKASVAEAALAAGAVVVNDISGFRFDARMPEVIARHGAGVVVMHSRGTPGALHGLSPVLDILADVTASFERSLEVARTAGIGLDSIVFDPGLGFGKTLEDNLWLLASLPRLATLGRPLLVGPSRKSFIGKVTGKADPSDRLLGTAASVALAIAGGAHIVRVHDVAAMRECAALVDAVRTTVFPTGEPG; encoded by the coding sequence ATGACATCCCCTGATATGGCCAATGGTCTGGCGGTCGTGGCCCGCCGCCCTTACGCCTGGCGGCTTCGCCGGGGCGTCCTGACGCTGGGTGACAAAACCCGCCTGATGGGCATCATCAACGTCACACCGGATTCGTTTTCCGACGGCGGACGCTACACCACCGTCGAAGCCGCCGTGGCTGAGGCGCAACGGCTTGTCACCGAGGGGGCTGACATTCTGGACATTGGCGGGGAATCCACCCGCCCCGGCGCGCAAACGGTGGATGAGTCCGAGGAAATGGCGCGGGTCATTCCTGTGATCGAAGCCGTAGCCCAGGCTGTGGACGTGCCGCTTTCGATAGACACCTACAAGGCTTCCGTCGCCGAAGCCGCACTAGCGGCCGGGGCGGTAGTGGTTAATGACATTTCGGGTTTTCGTTTTGATGCCCGCATGCCGGAGGTCATCGCGCGGCATGGCGCCGGCGTTGTGGTGATGCACAGTCGCGGCACGCCCGGCGCCCTGCACGGCTTGTCTCCGGTGCTGGACATTCTGGCGGATGTCACGGCCAGCTTTGAGCGCAGCCTGGAGGTCGCCCGCACGGCCGGTATCGGCCTGGACAGCATCGTGTTCGATCCCGGACTGGGTTTCGGCAAGACTCTGGAAGACAACCTGTGGCTGCTGGCCAGCTTACCGCGCCTTGCCACGCTGGGGCGGCCGCTGCTCGTCGGTCCGTCGCGCAAGTCCTTCATCGGCAAGGTGACAGGGAAAGCCGACCCCTCCGACCGGCTTCTGGGAACCGCCGCCAGTGTGGCTTTGGCGATTGCCGGCGGCGCGCATATCGTCCGTGTCCACGACGTGGCCGCCATGCGCGAATGTGCGGCGCTGGTGGATGCCGTCCGCACCACTGTTTTTCCAACCGGCGAGCCGGGGTAA
- the rsfS gene encoding ribosome silencing factor produces MTNDIAPRLPVRKPAVPAETTPPKVEDRRVWQAIHALQEKKAVAPVVLDIGRLTSIADYFIIATGTSSRHAQALADEVERQLGLLKTYPRHIEGYADGQWVLMDYGDFIVHVFTPEQRDFYGLERLWSDAGKLAISEGESLPVM; encoded by the coding sequence ATGACGAACGACATTGCTCCACGTCTCCCCGTACGTAAACCGGCCGTCCCCGCCGAAACCACGCCGCCCAAGGTCGAAGACCGGCGGGTGTGGCAGGCGATTCATGCCCTGCAGGAAAAGAAGGCCGTCGCGCCGGTGGTTCTGGACATCGGTCGGCTGACCTCGATTGCCGATTACTTCATCATTGCCACGGGCACGTCTTCGCGCCACGCGCAGGCGCTGGCCGATGAGGTGGAACGCCAACTGGGGCTGCTCAAAACCTATCCCCGCCACATCGAAGGCTATGCCGACGGGCAGTGGGTGCTGATGGACTACGGCGATTTCATCGTCCACGTCTTCACGCCGGAGCAGCGCGACTTTTACGGCCTTGAACGCCTGTGGAGCGACGCCGGAAAACTGGCCATTTCAGAAGGTGAATCCCTGCCGGTGATGTGA
- the nadD gene encoding nicotinate-nucleotide adenylyltransferase: MTGRTRKPSRPSTSPAGAAPESTVPAAQPQPPTATRRRRVGLLGGTFDPIHYGHLRLAESLAAIFNFDELLFIPTYSPPHKDFDRVTSAYHRYAMTVLATLQMDIARVSMVEIFAPERPYTADTVATLRRTYGDETHLFFMMGADSFASLPKWERYQTLLDSCHLIVMTRPKYEVGDLATLAGQYGAGRVIDLRGGRASQRAVTSNLGETGMHVFLTDLFALDVSATDIRQAVSEGRSIARFVPPLVERYIHVYGLYSNGYHA, encoded by the coding sequence ATGACCGGACGCACCCGAAAGCCTAGTCGTCCCAGCACATCACCGGCCGGCGCTGCACCGGAAAGCACCGTACCGGCGGCTCAGCCGCAACCTCCCACGGCCACCCGCCGGCGGCGGGTGGGGCTGCTGGGCGGCACGTTTGACCCCATCCACTACGGCCACCTGCGGCTGGCAGAAAGTCTGGCGGCCATCTTCAACTTCGACGAACTGCTGTTCATCCCGACCTACAGCCCACCTCACAAGGACTTCGACCGTGTAACCTCGGCCTACCACCGCTATGCGATGACCGTGCTGGCCACGCTCCAGATGGACATTGCCCGCGTCTCCATGGTGGAAATCTTTGCGCCGGAGCGCCCCTACACCGCTGACACGGTTGCGACCCTGCGCCGGACCTATGGCGACGAGACGCACCTGTTCTTTATGATGGGCGCGGATTCCTTTGCCAGCCTGCCCAAGTGGGAGCGTTACCAAACCCTGCTCGACAGTTGCCACCTCATCGTCATGACGCGCCCGAAGTATGAAGTCGGCGACCTCGCCACGCTGGCCGGGCAGTACGGCGCAGGACGGGTCATTGACCTGCGGGGCGGACGGGCCAGCCAGCGGGCCGTCACGAGCAACCTGGGCGAAACCGGCATGCACGTTTTCCTGACCGATTTGTTTGCCCTTGATGTCTCAGCGACGGACATCCGGCAGGCCGTCAGCGAAGGTCGTTCCATTGCCCGCTTCGTACCGCCGCTCGTGGAGCGGTATATTCATGTCTATGGACTTTACTCGAACGGATACCACGCTTGA
- the xerC gene encoding tyrosine recombinase XerC has translation MTEAPTLADYIEDFKKFLMYERNASAHTLRCYMGDLEQFYDFLCPPNAQGVRRQVSIHDIDNITIREYLATLYEKKKKKTSIARKLATLRAFFRHLCREGVLELNPAQLVASPRLERKLPNHLTVEEAMRFVEMPDLETVLGKRDRAILEMLYATGVRVSELVGMNLEDIDFRNQCVRVRGKGRKERIVPFGEHARKALELYLGVRGQLLAHAPEDKREPNGVFFNYQGTRLTTRSVGRLIDKYIRQCSDLHHISPHSLRHSFATHLLDAGADLRAIQELLGHARLTTTQQYLHVSTDRLMEVYDRTHPKA, from the coding sequence ATGACGGAAGCGCCGACGCTGGCCGATTACATCGAGGATTTCAAAAAGTTTCTGATGTATGAACGCAATGCTTCTGCGCACACCCTGCGGTGCTACATGGGGGATTTGGAGCAGTTTTACGACTTTCTCTGTCCGCCAAATGCCCAGGGCGTCCGGCGTCAGGTCAGCATCCACGACATTGACAACATCACCATCCGGGAATACCTCGCCACGCTGTACGAAAAGAAGAAGAAAAAAACCTCCATTGCCCGCAAACTGGCCACGCTGCGCGCCTTTTTCCGCCATCTCTGCCGGGAGGGCGTTCTGGAACTCAACCCGGCGCAACTCGTGGCCTCGCCGCGTCTGGAGCGCAAGCTGCCCAACCACCTGACCGTCGAAGAAGCCATGCGGTTCGTGGAAATGCCTGACCTCGAAACCGTACTGGGCAAACGCGACCGGGCCATTCTGGAAATGCTCTATGCCACCGGCGTGCGCGTGTCGGAGCTGGTCGGCATGAATCTCGAAGACATTGACTTCAGAAACCAGTGCGTCCGGGTGCGCGGCAAGGGACGCAAGGAACGCATCGTCCCGTTTGGCGAGCATGCCCGCAAGGCACTGGAGCTGTACCTGGGCGTACGGGGACAACTGCTTGCCCATGCCCCGGAGGACAAGCGCGAACCCAACGGCGTGTTTTTCAACTACCAGGGCACGCGGCTGACAACCCGTTCCGTCGGGCGTCTGATTGACAAATACATCCGGCAGTGCAGTGATCTGCACCACATCAGCCCCCACAGCCTGCGGCATTCGTTTGCCACGCATCTGCTCGATGCCGGGGCCGACCTGCGCGCCATTCAGGAACTGCTGGGGCACGCGCGGCTGACGACCACGCAACAGTACCTGCACGTTTCGACCGACCGCCTGATGGAGGTCTATGACCGGACGCACCCGAAAGCCTAG
- the bioF gene encoding 8-amino-7-oxononanoate synthase has product MNSTTVLGTTTMTLSQLQTELTAELDAIRAAGRWRELRPAQAPPAVTFVCEGQRWINFSSNDYLGLSTHPRLIAAAQAATAEWGTGATASRLICGTLDLHRSLEEALVAFKVGGHPGYRALLFNSGYHANLSLLTALTDAQDVIFSDALNHASLIDGCRLSRATTVVYRHNDLDDLRAKLTRYGQARRRLIVTEAVFSMDGDVAPLADILTLAETFGAWVVLDEAHATGVLGPQGRGLAAQLDHTGRPIIVMGTLGKALGSFGAFVVAPAVVIELLINRARPFIFTTALPPAPVAAALEAVRLLMESDALVEGLHCNIKHMATALGFSPDWTTPVFPVVLGAEAATMRAMQDLQAAGFHVVGIRPPTVPPGACRLRLTVTAAHTPAQIADVAAAVRSVMPASSLVRATHS; this is encoded by the coding sequence ATGAACAGCACAACGGTTTTGGGCACAACCACGATGACCCTGAGCCAGCTTCAGACCGAACTCACCGCCGAGCTGGATGCCATCCGGGCCGCCGGCCGGTGGCGTGAACTGCGCCCGGCGCAGGCTCCGCCAGCCGTGACCTTCGTCTGCGAAGGGCAACGGTGGATCAACTTTTCCAGCAACGATTATCTGGGGTTGTCCACGCATCCGCGCCTGATCGCGGCCGCCCAGGCGGCCACGGCCGAGTGGGGCACCGGGGCGACAGCAAGCCGCCTGATTTGCGGCACGCTCGACCTGCACCGCTCCCTGGAAGAAGCCCTTGTCGCCTTCAAGGTTGGCGGACATCCCGGCTACCGCGCCCTGCTGTTCAACAGCGGCTACCACGCCAACCTGTCCCTGCTGACGGCGCTGACCGACGCGCAGGACGTGATCTTTTCCGATGCCCTCAACCATGCCAGCCTGATTGACGGCTGCCGTCTGAGCCGGGCGACGACCGTCGTGTATCGGCACAACGACCTGGACGACCTGCGCGCCAAACTCACCCGGTACGGGCAGGCGCGGCGCAGGCTCATCGTCACGGAAGCGGTGTTTTCAATGGATGGGGATGTCGCACCACTGGCTGACATACTGACCTTGGCGGAAACCTTTGGGGCGTGGGTCGTACTCGATGAAGCCCATGCCACGGGCGTGTTGGGTCCACAGGGAAGAGGTCTGGCGGCGCAGCTTGACCACACCGGCCGCCCGATCATCGTGATGGGCACGCTTGGCAAAGCTCTGGGCAGCTTCGGGGCGTTTGTCGTCGCGCCGGCCGTGGTCATCGAACTGCTCATCAACCGGGCGCGGCCGTTCATCTTCACCACGGCCCTGCCGCCAGCGCCCGTTGCGGCGGCGCTGGAAGCCGTGCGCCTGCTTATGGAAAGCGATGCCCTGGTGGAAGGGCTGCATTGCAACATCAAGCACATGGCAACGGCGCTGGGGTTTTCACCGGACTGGACTACACCGGTTTTTCCGGTGGTGCTGGGCGCGGAAGCGGCGACCATGCGTGCCATGCAGGACTTGCAGGCGGCCGGGTTCCATGTGGTGGGGATTCGCCCGCCCACCGTCCCGCCTGGCGCGTGCCGTCTGCGCCTGACGGTGACGGCGGCCCACACGCCGGCGCAGATCGCAGACGTGGCGGCTGCTGTCCGGTCAGTGATGCCGGCTTCCAGTCTCGTTCGGGCGACTCATTCGTAG
- a CDS encoding ABC transporter permease, translating into MLLYSVRESFGQAIATIGAHKFRSLLTVLGVIIGTTSVILVSSVITGLEKSFAAMVERFGTNTIFISKLDFGGPREPTFEERQRKDLTYEDGLAVAELPSVAAATACLGRWPGSRDAPILKYRDRQANNPVLRGGDPAFLEARNMQMLTGRYYTEVESRHGVSVAVIGYDTAETLFGTTEAVGNEFTINGQIFRVVGVLEKSAARGMFPGANWEDNCAIIPHATYRRLYPRDKNYMIVAKAKDGQLDRMVDDVTRLLRKRRNVPFYKPDDFHLSTPTAEKEGFGKITLVLAAIVVPISGMALLIGGIGVLNIMLVSVTERTKEIGTRRALGARRRDIIMQFLIEAMSLTGLGGCIGILAGLGLSQIINLTIPDLPSSVSMLWVSIGFGISVGIGLIAGLIPAIKAAYLDPAEALRYE; encoded by the coding sequence TTGCTGCTGTACAGTGTTCGGGAAAGCTTCGGGCAGGCCATCGCCACCATTGGCGCGCACAAGTTCCGGTCATTGCTGACGGTTCTGGGGGTCATCATCGGAACGACCTCCGTCATCCTCGTGTCTTCGGTCATTACGGGCCTGGAAAAAAGCTTTGCCGCCATGGTCGAACGCTTCGGCACGAACACCATCTTCATCTCCAAGCTGGACTTCGGCGGCCCACGCGAACCGACGTTTGAAGAGCGGCAACGCAAGGACCTGACCTACGAAGACGGGCTGGCCGTCGCCGAGCTGCCGAGCGTGGCGGCCGCCACGGCCTGTCTGGGCCGCTGGCCGGGTAGTCGCGATGCGCCCATCCTGAAATACCGTGACCGTCAGGCCAACAATCCGGTCTTGCGCGGCGGCGATCCGGCCTTTCTCGAAGCGCGCAACATGCAGATGTTGACCGGGCGTTACTATACCGAAGTCGAAAGCCGGCATGGGGTGTCGGTGGCCGTCATCGGCTATGACACGGCCGAAACGCTTTTCGGCACGACGGAAGCCGTCGGCAACGAATTCACCATCAACGGGCAAATCTTCCGGGTTGTCGGCGTGCTGGAAAAGAGCGCGGCGCGCGGCATGTTTCCCGGCGCCAACTGGGAGGACAACTGCGCCATCATTCCCCACGCCACGTACCGCCGGCTCTACCCACGGGACAAAAACTACATGATTGTGGCCAAGGCCAAGGACGGGCAGCTCGACCGCATGGTGGACGACGTGACGCGGCTGCTGCGCAAGCGGCGCAACGTACCGTTTTACAAACCGGACGACTTTCATCTTTCGACCCCGACGGCCGAGAAAGAAGGCTTTGGGAAAATCACCCTGGTTTTGGCGGCGATTGTCGTCCCGATTTCCGGCATGGCGCTGCTCATCGGCGGGATTGGCGTTTTGAACATCATGCTGGTGTCCGTCACCGAGCGCACCAAGGAAATCGGCACCCGGCGCGCGCTTGGGGCGCGGCGGCGGGACATCATCATGCAGTTCCTGATTGAAGCCATGTCGCTGACCGGCCTAGGCGGGTGCATCGGGATTCTCGCCGGGCTGGGGCTCAGTCAAATCATCAACCTGACCATCCCGGATTTGCCCTCCAGCGTCTCCATGCTGTGGGTCAGCATCGGATTCGGGATTTCGGTCGGCATTGGCCTCATTGCCGGCCTCATTCCAGCCATCAAGGCAGCCTATCTCGACCCGGCCGAAGCCCTGCGCTACGAATGA
- a CDS encoding ABC transporter permease, with protein sequence MSTGAMPFREAIRLAIDALRAHKLRSFLTLLGVIFGVMTVVAVAAVIEGLNVYVGKTMEEEFGANTIILDRYGIVMSLDEWLRVQKNKIITMEDYRDLRARASLAREMGIRLDTSIPYLRQGGNELTNVSVIGYSPSIPAMGAGNINVEEGRFIIESDDENRANVVFVGYKVREKLFGGANPVGRELRIQGEPFRIIGVSKELGSFLGNERDNFVVIPPSVHLRMFGPRQSLAIVLQPQPGVTLEAMEDQVRGIMRARHHLRPDQKDDFAFLGADAVKDLWRNLTGLIAAVALGVVSISLVVGGIVIMNIMMVAVTERTREIGIRKSLGARRRDILWQFLVESSLLSSIGGVLGLAAAWFGLLIAAQFGLPFSMPVWAVVLALLVSTSVGLIFGIYPAYRAANLDPIVALRAE encoded by the coding sequence ATGTCCACTGGCGCTATGCCCTTTCGTGAGGCCATTCGGCTGGCCATTGACGCCCTGCGCGCCCACAAACTGCGCAGCTTTCTGACCCTGCTGGGGGTCATCTTCGGCGTGATGACCGTGGTTGCCGTGGCGGCGGTCATCGAGGGACTGAATGTCTATGTCGGAAAGACGATGGAGGAGGAATTCGGGGCGAACACGATCATTCTCGACCGCTATGGCATCGTGATGAGTCTCGACGAGTGGCTGCGGGTTCAGAAAAACAAAATCATCACCATGGAGGATTACCGTGACCTGCGCGCCCGCGCCAGTCTGGCGCGGGAAATGGGCATCCGGCTGGACACCTCCATTCCCTACCTGCGGCAGGGCGGCAACGAACTGACGAATGTTTCGGTCATTGGTTATTCACCCAGCATTCCGGCGATGGGTGCCGGGAACATCAACGTCGAGGAAGGGCGGTTCATCATCGAAAGCGACGACGAAAACCGCGCCAACGTGGTGTTCGTGGGCTACAAGGTGCGCGAGAAGCTCTTTGGCGGAGCCAACCCCGTGGGACGCGAACTGCGCATCCAGGGCGAGCCTTTCCGCATCATCGGCGTTTCCAAAGAGCTTGGCTCGTTTCTCGGCAATGAACGCGACAACTTTGTGGTCATTCCGCCTTCCGTGCACCTGCGGATGTTCGGGCCGCGGCAATCCCTGGCGATTGTGCTCCAGCCCCAGCCCGGCGTTACCCTCGAAGCCATGGAAGACCAGGTTCGCGGTATCATGCGGGCGCGTCACCACCTGCGCCCCGACCAGAAAGACGACTTTGCCTTCCTCGGCGCCGACGCGGTCAAAGACCTGTGGCGCAATCTGACCGGTCTCATTGCCGCCGTGGCACTGGGTGTGGTCTCCATTTCGCTGGTCGTGGGCGGTATCGTCATCATGAACATCATGATGGTTGCCGTCACCGAGCGTACCCGTGAAATCGGCATCCGCAAAAGCCTGGGCGCACGGCGGCGCGACATCCTGTGGCAGTTTCTGGTGGAGTCTTCCCTGCTCTCCAGCATCGGCGGTGTCTTGGGACTGGCAGCCGCATGGTTTGGTCTCCTGATCGCGGCGCAGTTCGGATTGCCATTTTCAATGCCAGTCTGGGCGGTCGTCCTCGCCCTGCTGGTTTCGACAAGCGTCGGGCTGATTTTCGGCATTTACCCGGCCTACCGCGCCGCCAACCTCGACCCCATCGTGGCCCTCCGCGCCGAGTAA